A window from Rana temporaria chromosome 8, aRanTem1.1, whole genome shotgun sequence encodes these proteins:
- the LOC120910413 gene encoding taste receptor type 2 member 40-like: MDSVYIADIAIHSILLVTGISGNIFVLIVHFLEWLKTREHNPCNLILNAIGISNICLQIANDMVEISYCISPDVYNEDWVNNLATALLASLSLSSLWCSTCLCLYYCVKIVNLNGLLFYKIKANLPVVVPWVLVFSVVLSWSVGMPGLWDLYTSYSFTAINITGNVTLEESFYPYESKCNCIFYLYVLDASLAFVIIILAGGTIITSLCKHMSRMRQNNEGLGHPRIRTHLSAAKTVTALLILYLIFYGAFSLINNPAYVLDEVTAIICFVVMSTFPTVNTIILIMGNRKLLNALKQILGMKSSVINTVTTY; the protein is encoded by the coding sequence ATGGATAGCGTATACATTGCAGATATAGCTATCCATAGTATACTTCTTGTAACTGGCATATCTGGAAATATCTTCGTCTTAATCGTTCACTTTCTGGAGTGGCTAAAAACTCGTGAGCATAATCCTTGTAATCTCATTCTTAATGCCATTGGGATTTCTAACATATGTCTGCAAATAGCCAATGACATGGTAGAGATTTCATATTGTATATCACCAGATGTCTACAATGAAGACTGGGTAAATAATTTAGCGACAGCTCTTTTAGCATCTCTGTCGTTGTCCAGTCTCTGGTGCTCCACCTGCCTCTGTTTATACTATTGTGTGAAGATCGTCAACCTCAATGGACTTTTGTTTTATAAAATCAAAGCAAATCTTCCTGTTGTGGTACCTTGGGTACTTGTGTTCTCAGTTGTTCTGTCTTGGTCAGTTGGAATGCCAGGCTTATGGGATCTGTACACAAGCTATTCCTTTACAGCCATAAACATTACAGGGAATGTGACATTAGAAGAATCATTTTACCCCTATGAGAGTAAATGTAATTGTATATTTTACTTATACGTTTTAGATGCTTCTTTGGCATTCGTAATAATCATCTTGGCAGGTGGGACCATCATCACCTCTCTGTGTAAGCACATGTCAAGGATGAGGCAAAACAATGAAGGACTTGGTCATCCTAGAATCAGGACTCACTTATCAGCTGCTAAAACAGTGACTGCTCTCCTGatactttatttaattttctatGGAGCATTTAGTTTGATAAACAACCCAGCATATGTCCTGGATGAAGTAACAGCAATAATATGTTTCGTTGTTATGTCCACTTTTCCAACAGTAAATACGATTATTCTAATCATGGGAAACAGAAAACTGTTGAATGCTCTGAAGCAGATATTGGGTATGAAATCTAGTGTCATCAATACTGTAACTACTTACTAA